In the genome of Catharus ustulatus isolate bCatUst1 unplaced genomic scaffold, bCatUst1.pri.v2 scaffold_109_arrow_ctg1, whole genome shotgun sequence, the window TGTAACACATGCGTGATTTCTGCACCAGGTCCTCATGAGGCTCAGGGGCTGGTCATTTTGGATGAAGGCTCAGAAGTCTTCCTCAGGCTTGAACTTTCCACCCCTGCTTCCTGGGCAGGCTCTCTAGGATTGTCTGCTCAAATAGCCAGTGGTTAGCTTTTGCAGTTAGCTTGTTCTGCTCAATTTGCTGATTTTCAAAAACTGCTTCTTTCACATGCCTTATTACAACATAACTCCTTCTTTCTGCACAGGTACAGCTTTGTGGAGCTCAAGCATTATCTCATTGCCTAGGCACCAATTCTGCCCTTTCTTTTATCCtttgcaatttattttgcaACTACAGTCTTAGTGTGGTCTCAAAATACCTGCTTCAATcctttctctcattttattttgttcccaTTCATGGTACGTGATGGCAGTTTGTTTACAATACCATACAGAACATTTGCTTGTCATGCAGGTTCCTGAGATTGGTATTCCAATTCCTAAAATTCCTACAGAATTTCAGATTAGGTAGCCAAGATGTTAGAAATGCCCACAAATGTTTACTCCAAGATGCAATGTCTTTGGTCATTTCAGGGAGTACTTTTGCATGTTGCCAAATGCTATGGATATCCTCTGCTGTTTGCACTGACTGATCTATAGAAGTGCAACAACTGGTATAAATTAGAATACAAACTCCTCCCATTTGGCTGTTACCATATCTAAAACCATGAGGTTTTGAAAGACTACTTCTTTTAGTGAGTTTATTTAAGTTTGTAGTCTTAAGGTATCTGTTGTTGAATTAGCAATCAGTTCTATTTTGGCTGAGATGCTTGAAATGGCCTTTTCCAGTTGTGCAATTTCTAAATTTGGGAGGAATGCCCTAACAAATCTGTGAAACCTGGTGCTGTATCACACCAGTGGGTTATTGGGTGCTGTTGTAGTCTGTTCTTCCATAGTTCTTGAACACCACCTGCAATTTCATTAGTTTGATTTGTAACCTACAATTGAGGGAGAAGGTATCCCACAGTACATTGGCCAGTCCAGTAACCTGGTAATTGTTTTCATCCTATTCCATTCCCACAAAGGCACCAAGATGCATCAGGAAGGTCACAGCTGGTGTTAATCCTCTCAGACTCACTCCTGCTATGTCTATCAAGAAGACAGTTTGCCCATGTAGGCTGAGTGACACTGACCCACCCAGTTGTGTTACCAGAAAAGTTGCTGAGATTTGCTCCAGAGTTGTTCAGCCCTGTGTATGTGAGTGACTTGTTGATAGGTAGTAATGGGAAAAGGGATTTCCCAAGGAAGATCCTGCCTGTCTGCATTGAGCACTAGTGTGGTGTAAGCTCTGGGGGTTCAAATGTGACCAATTGCTTGATGGTGCCCCTGTTAAGGGAAGGTTCCACTGTTGCACCTCTCTGCTAAGCCAGCAATCCCTGACTCTGATATAATTAGTTGTGGTTCCTATTAGTGTTACATGGCTGATAACATCGAAGGCAGGGACAGTACAATCAATGAAGAGGACACTGAAATGCAATATGAATTTAATGGTTTATGAGTGAATTTCAGTTTTAGTCCATGATCTCCAACAGGTTTGGTCTTTGGACTTGGTGGCCCATGGCGTTCCCAAGGCTTTTCTTTTGCATGTGCACTCATGGCCAGACCATGGGACTTGCCTGCCTGAATCATTTATGAGGAgtctcctgtccctgtggcagGAGCCCTCAAGACCAGAGTGCTGGACTTGCTGTCCTGCAGCCTTCCTGAGGCTTCTCTGTCATGGGTGTCTTCAAGGCACAACTGCACGGCTTGTTGCCCCACAGCTTTTCTAAGGCATCTCTATTTAAGGTGCCCTTGAGGCCAAACTGTGACATGGTGGGCAGATTTCTCAGCCTGCTCAAAGTGttcaggggaaaagaaaagaaaggccCTGGAGTTTCTCCAGCACAACACCCTGAAGAGCTGGACCAGTTCCAGCCAATGGAGGATGgtgagtggcagagctgggcacagggctgatAGCTGCCGCCAGCTtggtcccatcccatcccatcccatcccatcccatcccatcccatcccatcccatcccatcccatcccatcccatcccatcccatcccatcccatcccatcccatcccatcccatcccatcccatcccatcccatcccatcccatcccatcccatcccatcccatcccatcccatcccatcccatcccatcccatcccatcccatcccatcccatcccatcccatcccatcccatcccatcccatcccatcccatcccatcccatcccatcccatcccatcccatcccatcccatcccatcccatcccatcccatcccatcccatcccatcccatcccatcccatcccatcccatcccatcccatcccatcccatcccatcccatcccatcccatcccatcccatcccatcccatcccatcccatcccatcccatcccatcccatcccatcccatcccatcccatcccatcccatcccatcccatcccatcccatcccatcccatcccatcccatcccatcccatcccatcccatcccatcccatcccatcccatcccatcccatcccatcccatcccatcccatcccacccctgcaatccctgccctggctgtggatGGCTTCACTCCCTGTGTGGACGAAGGGCAGTGTgggcagagcacacacagaTTTCAGGGACTCATGTGTGGGCGATTCATGGCCAGCACCTTGTAGCTGATCCCGTTGGCCCTTCCTCTCTTGTGGCCATGGCAAGAGCTGGCTGGGATGGCCCTGGCAGGAAGATCTCCTTGGATTCCCACAGATCTGGGCTCTGATCGTGGCTCGGTTTCTCTGTCTCCCAGCCGTTCAAGCTCTGAGGAGAGATGACAGCCCTTCCCAGACAAGCACAGTTGTTCAACAGCTATTCACTgaaagagctgcagagccaTGCTCATCTGCAGGCTCCGAAGAACCAGCATCCCATTAAGACCTCCAGGTGCCGTGGAAGATGAGGTTATGAGACCAGAAGAgaccagctggagctgcaggcacgGCTGAGCGTGTGGAAGCTCACATGGCttcagccctctccctgcttgTAGACAGTTCTCTTCCTCCAGCCTTCAGACACTGCCCATCCTTTTTTCTTCACTACTCCTCCTTTTTGActtctccctccttccatcCCCCAGATTGTGCCtatcccttttttctcttccacctTACTCTGTCTCTTTTgacccctccctccctccagcccagaGACTATGGCCATCCCTTTTTTTTGCCCTCCAGCTCAtccctttgtttttccttccatcaATAAACAGTTTGGCCTCTCCACTTTGCCTGCATCTCTTTGGGGCTCAAGCGGCACAAATCCGGagccctgggacacacaggCCCCTCCTGCTGTTCTCTTCCATGCTGTGTTTTGTGCAGAGACACTGGAACGAGGGCAGGGCTTCACAGAGAGCTTTGGGTGTGCCAAAGAGCacatgaagcagcagcacagtgcccgAGACTTGGATGCCTGACCATGGCAGTGTCCGGAGTGCTGTCAGGCAGTGCCGGGATCCTGGATGCGGTTCTGGTCCCCACAAGTGAGGAATTGCAGCCCCTGCCTCAGACCCAGTCAGAAAGCCAAGCAAGTGAGACCAGAGGGAGGGCACCCTTCTAGTCTCTCTTGGGCATGGCTGCAaaacagcccctgctccttCACTGGGAAAGCGCCAAGGCAGCTGGGTGTCAGGAGCAAGGCAGCTGCCCAGGGGTTGCCTATGGCCTCTGACACTCAGATCCTCAGGGCTTCCCACTGCCCTGGCCCCTCAGGTGCCTCCTGTCCCCATGTAGCCTCCTGGCACCCACTCCCTCACACATCCCCCTCATGCCTTCCTTCTGCCTTGTCCCTTCAGGGCCTCCACAGCCTCATCCCTTCAAGGCCTCCCAGCACCTCATCTCTTCACgggctcccccagcctggccaaCCTGCCCGGCAGCAGGatgatcccagatcccagaggAGCGCAAGAAGCACCACCGAGCCCTCAGCAATCCAGCCACTAACACCTGGGCAGGAGGACACCGATGGCActtcctggctgggacaggggtcGTGGCCATCTCCAGGCACCGGTCTCACAGGgatccctgcagctccaaccCCTGCCCACCTGTTCTGTCGCCAGCACAAAGGCTTCAGCAGAACCACCAAAGGCCAAGGGGCTTCTGTCCAATTTCCCTGCAACACTGCACACACGGGCAGTTTGCTGAGCACAAGCACCCTTCTCCCCCTCTTTCCTGATGGCCTGCAGACCCTGGCAGTAAAAGAAAGACCCTGGGAGTCTGTCTATTCTAACACATCCTTTATTTAAATACtaaggcaaaacaaaaagaagaaattagcaatcttgaggaaaaagaaaatcccactgGCTCAGGTGGCCCAGCAGACACCACTCCCCCAGATCAGCCCTCCACAGAtctcaggcagcacagccagctgagGCCCAAAACACGAGACCGTGTCCTCCATGCCCGGTGCAGCTGATCTTGCAGTCTCTGGAATATGGAGATTGGAGGCTGCTCTACTGCCCTCCGGATGAACGAAGATTCAATTTTTAGGCTTCCAACAACAATGCTGGTGCCTTCCATGTCTTCAAGGGCTGGAAGAGAGAAGAACAGAGATATGGTCAGATCCCACAATTTCGATGACACAATTGaggtccctgtgccagggtcatACCAGACAACTCTAGCCATGGCCAGTAGGGAGCAGGGACCAACGGGATCAGCCCGAGGCTGCTGTCCACGAATCCCCCACGTAGCCCTGaaatctctgtgtgctctgcccaTGCTGCCCCCCATCCAGAGAAGGAACAGAGCCCTCAGCAGCCGGGGCAGGGACTGTAGCTCCTCCTGCCAGGCCCCGCTGACAGCCTTCACTCACCCTGATTGAGCACctggagcttttcctttttccccctcaggtACCGCCCGGCCATCCTGGGAAACACAGAGCCTGTCACGGCCCCagtggcacagctccctgccagcagcgctgccagccctgtggccactCACCCTCCTGGCCCGGCAGGGCTCAGCCCGGGCCCTTGCCGCATGCTGACGCCTGGGCCCGGATGGCGCTGCCGGGGCAgcaggcggggctggggccgagCTGCGGCGGGACGGGGAGGGAGCCTGGGCTCACCCATGAACCTGATGGCCGCCTCTCGCAGGGGctcctgtgggctctgcaggtATGGCAGGGCCTGGTGCAGGTGCTCTGCCGCTCGGCTCCTGTCCTcggccagctgcagagagcggCGGCAGGGAAGGGTCGGGGCGGGCTCTGCCCCTTTGCGAGGCActgcccggggccggggccccATGGGCACCCAGTTCTGGCCCACAGGAGCCTGGGGAAGAGCCCGTGCGGCCCCTGggtcagcactgggcagggccacagctgccaACCGCACACAGTGAGCACCGCGGGCAGGGGgctttctccaggctgagcctgccGCTTCCCGGCCATCCTTACCAGGCACTCGGCAAACTTGGACAGCTGCTCCTTCTTCACCAGCTGCTTAAGAGTCCTTCTCTTCAGGAACTTGGCCACACAAATCAGCGTTTCCTGAGAGGCCTGGAGAACAGCAGAGATGCGGAGATggtcccacagcccagggcacaggacCCGCgtccctgtgccaaggcctggaggaggctgcagcccaccaggcaccagagcaggaggcagctgagccccctgccagggggGACACCTGCAGCCCACGAGTCCTCACCTGTGCCACATGTGCATTCTCATTGTGGCAGTGGATGAAGAGTgggagcaggctctgctgcatGTGTGTCTTCAGGgccttttttactttttccagtGGAAGAGTAACCAATGCTTGGTAGAGTAATATGGACACCTGCTGCACCTGGCTATTGGGCtgtatgaaagagaaaaaaaaatctcagcatcggctgcccagggctcagctgggtACTGGCCTGCAAATGCACAGGGCACAAAGTGTGCGGGCTGCACCCAGTGTCTGTGGTTTGGGGCACAGAGCCTTACGTGGTCAAAGAGTGGCAGGAGCACCTCAGCCAGCTGCAGAGTGATGGGCCTGGGTATCAGCGTGTCATTTTCCAAGACTATAAAGCTGAGTACTATGATAGTCATCCTGACTATCTCCCCATCTGTGTCCCGCAGCAGCTCCACAAGACTTTCAGTCAGGCTCCACATGATTTTGGTCTATGCAGAACACAAGTCTGTGAAAGGCTATCCTGCTGCCTCAGGCCCCAGAGGCCAAAGGCATGTCCTGAAGCACTTGGGCAGCTGAACcgggaggcaggagagctgggagcagctgccccagcacctggAGCCCAGACAAGCCCAAGGGACAGCTTTCCCCAGTGCAGCTTCAGCCACTGCCCCCTTCTCACCATCGAGGGATCATCAGTGAGCTCAAGAAGAGCCCTGAGCGCCAGGTAACGCCTCTTCCTGCACTCGCTCCGCAGGTGCCCTGACAAGATTTGTACGACACATTTACCACTGCGTTTGCTCAAGTCCTGGTACTTCAGGACCTGAAAGGCACAGGGCAATGACAGGGgacctggccagcaggagcccagaaccacacagagctgggcccAGACAGCAGCGCAGGGCACAGACACCAtcccaggcagctgtggctacaaaagggcagagagctgggaggcagcttAGTGAGGCCATGCTGGTCATCAGGCTCACCTCCAATAGGAATGCCAGGGCAGGCAGATCCCAACGTGGCTCCTGTGTACTGAGAAGCCGGAGAAGGTGGCGAAAGATCCAGGAATGCAAGTGTAGGGAGACACAGGACATCTCCCTGGCAGGAGTAAAAGTAACCAAGACAGTGAGCCAGGGTGACAAACCTCTCCCAGGACTGGCCCCAAGAGGTCTGGTCTTTGCCCAGCATCCTGGAAGGGAGCCTGGACCATTTGGGAGGCAGCTCCTTGTGGACACCCTCCTCTTCAGCCTTTTCCGGTCTGCTCGGCCATCCCTCGGTGACAAGACCCTCTAGCCTGTGACCACAGGGACTGTGTGGGgcaccctgggcacagagcacaaaTGTCAGAGGCGCTGGAGAGCAGGGGTGTCTCACCTGGCCAGCAGAGCCGTGGCATGGTGCTGGGTGTCAGGAGACAGCAGCGCGTCCCAGCCACACTTGCGTTCCATTGCCATCACCACATTGTCGTACCACAtttggcagagcagggacttcAGGATCTCCACTGCAAACCTGTGTGGAGAACAAAGCTCAGGTCATGCTGGGAGCACTgactcctgccctggggacatgtCAGGGACAGAAGGACTGGGATGGAG includes:
- the LOC117011328 gene encoding uncharacterized protein LOC117011328 isoform X2 is translated as MMFFPCLFVHLLLQVLVSTLDTPEEIDKFWKGCQEEHGFAASPNRFAVEILKSLLCQMWYDNVVMAMERKCGWDALLSPDTQHHATALLAREMSCVSLHLHSWIFRHLLRLLSTQEPRWDLPALAFLLEPNSQVQQVSILLYQALVTLPLEKVKKALKTHMQQSLLPLFIHCHNENAHVAQASQETLICVAKFLKRRTLKQLVKKEQLSKFAECLPLKTWKAPALLLEA
- the LOC117011328 gene encoding uncharacterized protein LOC117011328 isoform X1, with the translated sequence MMFFPCLFVHLLLQVLVSTLDTPEEIDKFWKGCQEEHGFAASPNRFAVEILKSLLCQMWYDNVVMAMERKCGWDALLSPDTQHHATALLAREMSCVSLHLHSWIFRHLLRLLSTQEPRWDLPALAFLLEPNSQVQQVSILLYQALVTLPLEKVKKALKTHMQQSLLPLFIHCHNENAHVAQASQETLICVAKFLKRRTLKQLVKKEQLSKFAECLLAEDRSRAAEHLHQALPYLQSPQEPLREAAIRFMGWPGGT